AACACCCCTCTTCTATAAAGTCCAACGCGCCTGCGGCCGCGGCCTCAGCGCCACCTTTCTCATGATCCTTCGCGTGCGATGTCCCCAATGCCATCAAGAAGTCCCCTACGAGGGAAATCCCCATCGGCCCTTTTGCAGCGAGCGCTGCCGCCGCATTGATCTGGGGACCTGGGCCTCGGA
This portion of the Deltaproteobacteria bacterium PRO3 genome encodes:
- the yacG gene encoding DNA gyrase inhibitor YacG; this translates as MILRVRCPQCHQEVPYEGNPHRPFCSERCRRIDLGTWASEGYAIPGQSLEVEEQSPDLGKNADEENEPAK